A single region of the Phyllostomus discolor isolate MPI-MPIP mPhyDis1 chromosome 14, mPhyDis1.pri.v3, whole genome shotgun sequence genome encodes:
- the NIT1 gene encoding deaminated glutathione amidase isoform X2 encodes MLSFLVRAPHHLSLLWRGLRIPQRSVLCAQCRPRAMANSSSSWEMPLVAVCQVTSTPDKQQNFKACAELVREAARLGACLAFLPEAFDFIARDPAETLHLSEPLGGTLLGEYAQLARECGLWLSLGGFHERGHDWEQTQKIYNCHVLLDSEGSVVATYRKTHLCDVEIPGQGPMRESNSTMPGPRLELPVRTPAGRVGLAICYDMRFPELSLALAQAGAEILTYPSAFGSVTGPAHWEVLLRARAIETQCYVVAAAQCGRHHEKRASYGHSMVVDPWGTVVACCSEGPGLCLARIDLGYLRQLRQHLPVFQHRRPDLYGNLGRPL; translated from the exons AT GCTCagcttcctggtcagggctcctcACCACCTGTCCCTTCTGTGGCGCGGACTGCGGATACCTCAACGCTCAGTACTCTGTGCTCAGT GCAGACCCAGAGCCATGGCtaactcctcttcctcctgggaaATGCCCCTGGTTGCTGTGTGCCAGGTAACATCCACACCAGACAAGCAGCAGAACTTTAAAGCTTGTGCTGAGCTGGTTCGAGAGGCTGCCCGATTGGGTGCTTGCCTGGCTTTCCTGCCAGAGGCATTTGACTTCATTGCACGGGACCCCGCGGAGACTCTACACCTGTCTGAGCCGCTGGGAGGGACCCTTTTGGGAGAATATGCCCAGCTTGCCAG ggaatGTGGACTCTGGCTGTCCTTGGGCGGGTTCCACGAACGTGGCCACGACTGGGAGCAGACGCAGAAAATCTACAATTGCCATGTGCTCCTGGACAGCGAGG GGTCAGTAGTGGCCACTTACAGGAAGACACACCTGTGTGATGTGGAGATTCCAGGGCAGGGGCCGATGCGCGAGAGCAACTCCACCATGCCTGGGCCCAGGCTCGAGCTGCCCGTCAGGACACCAGCGGGCCGG GTCGGTCTGGCTATCTGCTATGACATGCGGTTCCCTGAACTCTCTCTGGCACTGGCTCAGGCTGGAGCAGAAATACTTACCTACCCCTCGGCTTTCGGGTCTGTGACAGGTCCGGCCCACTGGGAG GTGCTGCTGCGGGCCCGTGCCATCGAAACCCAGTGCTACGTCGTGGCAGCAGCTCAGTGTGGACGCCATCACGAGAAGAGAGCGAGTTATGGCCACAGCATGGTGGTGGACCCCTGGGGAACGGTGGTGGCCTGCTGCTCTGAGGGACCAGGCCTCTGCCTTGCCCGAATCGACCTTGGTTACCTGCGACAGCTGCGCCAACACCTGCCTGTGTTCCAGCACCGCAGGCCTGACCTCTATGGCAACCTAGGTCGCCCCCTGTGA
- the NIT1 gene encoding deaminated glutathione amidase isoform X1 encodes MLSFLVRAPHHLSLLWRGLRIPQRSVLCAQSRPRAMANSSSSWEMPLVAVCQVTSTPDKQQNFKACAELVREAARLGACLAFLPEAFDFIARDPAETLHLSEPLGGTLLGEYAQLARECGLWLSLGGFHERGHDWEQTQKIYNCHVLLDSEGSVVATYRKTHLCDVEIPGQGPMRESNSTMPGPRLELPVRTPAGRVGLAICYDMRFPELSLALAQAGAEILTYPSAFGSVTGPAHWEVLLRARAIETQCYVVAAAQCGRHHEKRASYGHSMVVDPWGTVVACCSEGPGLCLARIDLGYLRQLRQHLPVFQHRRPDLYGNLGRPL; translated from the exons AT GCTCagcttcctggtcagggctcctcACCACCTGTCCCTTCTGTGGCGCGGACTGCGGATACCTCAACGCTCAGTACTCTGTGCTCAGTCAAG ACCCAGAGCCATGGCtaactcctcttcctcctgggaaATGCCCCTGGTTGCTGTGTGCCAGGTAACATCCACACCAGACAAGCAGCAGAACTTTAAAGCTTGTGCTGAGCTGGTTCGAGAGGCTGCCCGATTGGGTGCTTGCCTGGCTTTCCTGCCAGAGGCATTTGACTTCATTGCACGGGACCCCGCGGAGACTCTACACCTGTCTGAGCCGCTGGGAGGGACCCTTTTGGGAGAATATGCCCAGCTTGCCAG ggaatGTGGACTCTGGCTGTCCTTGGGCGGGTTCCACGAACGTGGCCACGACTGGGAGCAGACGCAGAAAATCTACAATTGCCATGTGCTCCTGGACAGCGAGG GGTCAGTAGTGGCCACTTACAGGAAGACACACCTGTGTGATGTGGAGATTCCAGGGCAGGGGCCGATGCGCGAGAGCAACTCCACCATGCCTGGGCCCAGGCTCGAGCTGCCCGTCAGGACACCAGCGGGCCGG GTCGGTCTGGCTATCTGCTATGACATGCGGTTCCCTGAACTCTCTCTGGCACTGGCTCAGGCTGGAGCAGAAATACTTACCTACCCCTCGGCTTTCGGGTCTGTGACAGGTCCGGCCCACTGGGAG GTGCTGCTGCGGGCCCGTGCCATCGAAACCCAGTGCTACGTCGTGGCAGCAGCTCAGTGTGGACGCCATCACGAGAAGAGAGCGAGTTATGGCCACAGCATGGTGGTGGACCCCTGGGGAACGGTGGTGGCCTGCTGCTCTGAGGGACCAGGCCTCTGCCTTGCCCGAATCGACCTTGGTTACCTGCGACAGCTGCGCCAACACCTGCCTGTGTTCCAGCACCGCAGGCCTGACCTCTATGGCAACCTAGGTCGCCCCCTGTGA
- the NIT1 gene encoding deaminated glutathione amidase isoform X4: MVLAVSTCRTCSPSRGRGDSHQRLSFLVRAPHHLSLLWRGLRIPQRSVLCAQSRECGLWLSLGGFHERGHDWEQTQKIYNCHVLLDSEGSVVATYRKTHLCDVEIPGQGPMRESNSTMPGPRLELPVRTPAGRVGLAICYDMRFPELSLALAQAGAEILTYPSAFGSVTGPAHWEVLLRARAIETQCYVVAAAQCGRHHEKRASYGHSMVVDPWGTVVACCSEGPGLCLARIDLGYLRQLRQHLPVFQHRRPDLYGNLGRPL; the protein is encoded by the exons ATGGTGTTAGCTGTGTCTACATGTAGGACCTGCTCCCCGAGCCGCGGGCGTGGTGACTCCCACCAGCG GCTCagcttcctggtcagggctcctcACCACCTGTCCCTTCTGTGGCGCGGACTGCGGATACCTCAACGCTCAGTACTCTGTGCTCAGTCAAG ggaatGTGGACTCTGGCTGTCCTTGGGCGGGTTCCACGAACGTGGCCACGACTGGGAGCAGACGCAGAAAATCTACAATTGCCATGTGCTCCTGGACAGCGAGG GGTCAGTAGTGGCCACTTACAGGAAGACACACCTGTGTGATGTGGAGATTCCAGGGCAGGGGCCGATGCGCGAGAGCAACTCCACCATGCCTGGGCCCAGGCTCGAGCTGCCCGTCAGGACACCAGCGGGCCGG GTCGGTCTGGCTATCTGCTATGACATGCGGTTCCCTGAACTCTCTCTGGCACTGGCTCAGGCTGGAGCAGAAATACTTACCTACCCCTCGGCTTTCGGGTCTGTGACAGGTCCGGCCCACTGGGAG GTGCTGCTGCGGGCCCGTGCCATCGAAACCCAGTGCTACGTCGTGGCAGCAGCTCAGTGTGGACGCCATCACGAGAAGAGAGCGAGTTATGGCCACAGCATGGTGGTGGACCCCTGGGGAACGGTGGTGGCCTGCTGCTCTGAGGGACCAGGCCTCTGCCTTGCCCGAATCGACCTTGGTTACCTGCGACAGCTGCGCCAACACCTGCCTGTGTTCCAGCACCGCAGGCCTGACCTCTATGGCAACCTAGGTCGCCCCCTGTGA
- the NIT1 gene encoding deaminated glutathione amidase isoform X3, translating to MANSSSSWEMPLVAVCQVTSTPDKQQNFKACAELVREAARLGACLAFLPEAFDFIARDPAETLHLSEPLGGTLLGEYAQLARECGLWLSLGGFHERGHDWEQTQKIYNCHVLLDSEGSVVATYRKTHLCDVEIPGQGPMRESNSTMPGPRLELPVRTPAGRVGLAICYDMRFPELSLALAQAGAEILTYPSAFGSVTGPAHWEVLLRARAIETQCYVVAAAQCGRHHEKRASYGHSMVVDPWGTVVACCSEGPGLCLARIDLGYLRQLRQHLPVFQHRRPDLYGNLGRPL from the exons ATGGCtaactcctcttcctcctgggaaATGCCCCTGGTTGCTGTGTGCCAGGTAACATCCACACCAGACAAGCAGCAGAACTTTAAAGCTTGTGCTGAGCTGGTTCGAGAGGCTGCCCGATTGGGTGCTTGCCTGGCTTTCCTGCCAGAGGCATTTGACTTCATTGCACGGGACCCCGCGGAGACTCTACACCTGTCTGAGCCGCTGGGAGGGACCCTTTTGGGAGAATATGCCCAGCTTGCCAG ggaatGTGGACTCTGGCTGTCCTTGGGCGGGTTCCACGAACGTGGCCACGACTGGGAGCAGACGCAGAAAATCTACAATTGCCATGTGCTCCTGGACAGCGAGG GGTCAGTAGTGGCCACTTACAGGAAGACACACCTGTGTGATGTGGAGATTCCAGGGCAGGGGCCGATGCGCGAGAGCAACTCCACCATGCCTGGGCCCAGGCTCGAGCTGCCCGTCAGGACACCAGCGGGCCGG GTCGGTCTGGCTATCTGCTATGACATGCGGTTCCCTGAACTCTCTCTGGCACTGGCTCAGGCTGGAGCAGAAATACTTACCTACCCCTCGGCTTTCGGGTCTGTGACAGGTCCGGCCCACTGGGAG GTGCTGCTGCGGGCCCGTGCCATCGAAACCCAGTGCTACGTCGTGGCAGCAGCTCAGTGTGGACGCCATCACGAGAAGAGAGCGAGTTATGGCCACAGCATGGTGGTGGACCCCTGGGGAACGGTGGTGGCCTGCTGCTCTGAGGGACCAGGCCTCTGCCTTGCCCGAATCGACCTTGGTTACCTGCGACAGCTGCGCCAACACCTGCCTGTGTTCCAGCACCGCAGGCCTGACCTCTATGGCAACCTAGGTCGCCCCCTGTGA